In the Hordeum vulgare subsp. vulgare chromosome 7H, MorexV3_pseudomolecules_assembly, whole genome shotgun sequence genome, one interval contains:
- the LOC123407713 gene encoding uncharacterized protein LOC123407713 isoform X4 gives MPAEVHGASRMGGKEGLERRREGRRKKKQQHGRGGSTRSGSGSVVARLALDLERRKKKNQRAAALERDPLPFAAGSTLPQQEQGCARASSSWEGKTGDGLADEGEDRGGIGTWVGLPARGLSSKDHPRGHQVIQHPSQRQLRSSGRGFRARQARGERGDARLDACDGHIRVLGAGVCLDGEADGEIGRVLLRGGAPGAHHRPEARRHIPPPRRREPRGVVEAAAEPRDRRAGVRGAGGPVPHR, from the exons ATGCCGGCGGAGGTCCATGGCGCCAGCAGAATGGGAGGCAAAGAGGGATTAgagagaagaagagaggggaggaggaagaagaagcagcaaCACGGGCGCGGTGGCTCGACTCGCTCTGGATCGGGATCAGTGGTGGCTCGGCTCGCTCTGGAtctggagaggaggaagaagaagaaccagCGGGCGGCGGCTCTGGAACGGGATCCCCTCCCGTTCGCTGCGGGCTCAACCCTTCCCCAGCAAGAGCAGGGGTGCGCCCGCGCGTCCTCCTCCTG GGAGGGTAAGACCGGTGATGGACTGGCCGACGAGGGTGAAGATCGCGGCGGGATCGGCACGTGGGTTGGCCTACCTGCACGAGGACT GTCATCCAAGGATCATCCACGGGGACATCAAGTCATCCAACATCCTTCTCAACGACAACTTAGAAGCTCAGG TCGCGGATTTCGGGCTCGCCAGGCTCGCGGAGAACGAGGTGACGCACGTCTCGATGCGTGTGATGGGCACATTCGG GTACTTGGTGCCGGAGTATGCCTCGACGGGGAAGCTGACGGAGAAATCGGACGTGTTCTCCTTCGGGGTGGTGCTCCTGGAGCTCATCACCGGCCGGAAGCCCGTCGACACATCCCGCCCCCTCGGCGACGAGAGCCTCGTGGAGTGG TCGAGGCCGCTGCTGAACCGCGCGATCGACGAGCAGGAGTTCGAGGAGCTGGTGGACCCGTGCCTCACCGGTGA
- the LOC123407713 gene encoding proline-rich receptor-like protein kinase PERK8 isoform X2, producing the protein MPAEVHGASRMGGKEGLERRREGRRKKKQQHGRGGSTRSGSGSVVARLALDLERRKKKNQRAAALERDPLPFAAGSTLPQQEQGCARASSSWEGKTGDGLADEGEDRGGIGTWVGLPARGLSSKDHPRGHQVIQHPSQRQLRSSVADFGLARLAENEVTHVSMRVMGTFGYLVPEYASTGKLTEKSDVFSFGVVLLELITGRKPVDTSRPLGDESLVEWSRPLLNRAIDEQEFEELVDPCLTGDYDDVEMFRMIEAAVACIRHSAARRPKMGQVVRILDSLTLNDVDLSNGGRRDL; encoded by the exons ATGCCGGCGGAGGTCCATGGCGCCAGCAGAATGGGAGGCAAAGAGGGATTAgagagaagaagagaggggaggaggaagaagaagcagcaaCACGGGCGCGGTGGCTCGACTCGCTCTGGATCGGGATCAGTGGTGGCTCGGCTCGCTCTGGAtctggagaggaggaagaagaagaaccagCGGGCGGCGGCTCTGGAACGGGATCCCCTCCCGTTCGCTGCGGGCTCAACCCTTCCCCAGCAAGAGCAGGGGTGCGCCCGCGCGTCCTCCTCCTG GGAGGGTAAGACCGGTGATGGACTGGCCGACGAGGGTGAAGATCGCGGCGGGATCGGCACGTGGGTTGGCCTACCTGCACGAGGACT GTCATCCAAGGATCATCCACGGGGACATCAAGTCATCCAACATCCTTCTCAACGACAACTTAGAAGCTCAG TCGCGGATTTCGGGCTCGCCAGGCTCGCGGAGAACGAGGTGACGCACGTCTCGATGCGTGTGATGGGCACATTCGG GTACTTGGTGCCGGAGTATGCCTCGACGGGGAAGCTGACGGAGAAATCGGACGTGTTCTCCTTCGGGGTGGTGCTCCTGGAGCTCATCACCGGCCGGAAGCCCGTCGACACATCCCGCCCCCTCGGCGACGAGAGCCTCGTGGAGTGG TCGAGGCCGCTGCTGAACCGCGCGATCGACGAGCAGGAGTTCGAGGAGCTGGTGGACCCGTGCCTCACCGGTGACTACGACGACGTCGAGATGTTCCGCATGATCGAGGCGGCGGTGGCGTGCATTCGGCACTCGGCCGCCAGGAGGCCCAAGATGGGGCAG GTCGTTAGGATTCTGGACAGCCTGACCCTGAACGACGTGGACCTGAGCAACGGCGGCAGGAGGGATCTGTAG
- the LOC123407713 gene encoding uncharacterized protein LOC123407713 isoform X1 encodes MPAEVHGASRMGGKEGLERRREGRRKKKQQHGRGGSTRSGSGSVVARLALDLERRKKKNQRAAALERDPLPFAAGSTLPQQEQGCARASSSWEGKTGDGLADEGEDRGGIGTWVGLPARGLSSKDHPRGHQVIQHPSQRQLRSSGRGFRARQARGERGDARLDACDGHIRVLGAGVCLDGEADGEIGRVLLRGGAPGAHHRPEARRHIPPPRRREPRGVVCSLVPLSQSRPLLNRAIDEQEFEELVDPCLTGDYDDVEMFRMIEAAVACIRHSAARRPKMGQVVRILDSLTLNDVDLSNGGRRDL; translated from the exons ATGCCGGCGGAGGTCCATGGCGCCAGCAGAATGGGAGGCAAAGAGGGATTAgagagaagaagagaggggaggaggaagaagaagcagcaaCACGGGCGCGGTGGCTCGACTCGCTCTGGATCGGGATCAGTGGTGGCTCGGCTCGCTCTGGAtctggagaggaggaagaagaagaaccagCGGGCGGCGGCTCTGGAACGGGATCCCCTCCCGTTCGCTGCGGGCTCAACCCTTCCCCAGCAAGAGCAGGGGTGCGCCCGCGCGTCCTCCTCCTG GGAGGGTAAGACCGGTGATGGACTGGCCGACGAGGGTGAAGATCGCGGCGGGATCGGCACGTGGGTTGGCCTACCTGCACGAGGACT GTCATCCAAGGATCATCCACGGGGACATCAAGTCATCCAACATCCTTCTCAACGACAACTTAGAAGCTCAGG TCGCGGATTTCGGGCTCGCCAGGCTCGCGGAGAACGAGGTGACGCACGTCTCGATGCGTGTGATGGGCACATTCGG GTACTTGGTGCCGGAGTATGCCTCGACGGGGAAGCTGACGGAGAAATCGGACGTGTTCTCCTTCGGGGTGGTGCTCCTGGAGCTCATCACCGGCCGGAAGCCCGTCGACACATCCCGCCCCCTCGGCGACGAGAGCCTCGTGGAGTGG TGTGCTCGCTCGTGCCCTTGTCGCAGTCGAGGCCGCTGCTGAACCGCGCGATCGACGAGCAGGAGTTCGAGGAGCTGGTGGACCCGTGCCTCACCGGTGACTACGACGACGTCGAGATGTTCCGCATGATCGAGGCGGCGGTGGCGTGCATTCGGCACTCGGCCGCCAGGAGGCCCAAGATGGGGCAG GTCGTTAGGATTCTGGACAGCCTGACCCTGAACGACGTGGACCTGAGCAACGGCGGCAGGAGGGATCTGTAG
- the LOC123407713 gene encoding proline-rich receptor-like protein kinase PERK9 isoform X3, whose amino-acid sequence MPAEVHGASRMGGKEGLERRREGRRKKKQQHGRGGSTRSGSGSVVARLALDLERRKKKNQRAAALERDPLPFAAGSTLPQQEQGCARASSSWRVRPVMDWPTRVKIAAGSARGLAYLHEDCHPRIIHGDIKSSNILLNDNLEAQVADFGLARLAENEVTHVSMRVMGTFGYLVPEYASTGKLTEKSDVFSFGVVLLELITGRKPVDTSRPLGDESLVEWVSKITTVEAAAEPRDRRAGVRGAGGPVPHR is encoded by the exons ATGCCGGCGGAGGTCCATGGCGCCAGCAGAATGGGAGGCAAAGAGGGATTAgagagaagaagagaggggaggaggaagaagaagcagcaaCACGGGCGCGGTGGCTCGACTCGCTCTGGATCGGGATCAGTGGTGGCTCGGCTCGCTCTGGAtctggagaggaggaagaagaagaaccagCGGGCGGCGGCTCTGGAACGGGATCCCCTCCCGTTCGCTGCGGGCTCAACCCTTCCCCAGCAAGAGCAGGGGTGCGCCCGCGCGTCCTCCTCCTG GAGGGTAAGACCGGTGATGGACTGGCCGACGAGGGTGAAGATCGCGGCGGGATCGGCACGTGGGTTGGCCTACCTGCACGAGGACT GTCATCCAAGGATCATCCACGGGGACATCAAGTCATCCAACATCCTTCTCAACGACAACTTAGAAGCTCAGG TCGCGGATTTCGGGCTCGCCAGGCTCGCGGAGAACGAGGTGACGCACGTCTCGATGCGTGTGATGGGCACATTCGG GTACTTGGTGCCGGAGTATGCCTCGACGGGGAAGCTGACGGAGAAATCGGACGTGTTCTCCTTCGGGGTGGTGCTCCTGGAGCTCATCACCGGCCGGAAGCCCGTCGACACATCCCGCCCCCTCGGCGACGAGAGCCTCGTGGAGTGGGTAAGCAAGATCACCACCG TCGAGGCCGCTGCTGAACCGCGCGATCGACGAGCAGGAGTTCGAGGAGCTGGTGGACCCGTGCCTCACCGGTGA